The sequence below is a genomic window from Oreochromis niloticus isolate F11D_XX linkage group LG3, O_niloticus_UMD_NMBU, whole genome shotgun sequence.
AGGAAATCTTTGATCCAGTAGCAGGTGGCAGGGGAAAATTGAAGGTCCAGTTTAGTGGAGAGGATGTCTTGGTTTATGGTTTATGTTGAACACTGAGCTGTAGTCCATGAAGAGCAGCTGTGAACAATATTTTGTAGTCTAGAAGAAGAAACATTTTTACACCGGACACCCTTCCTCACATTccaagggatttgtgtctcctacCAGAATCAAATTGGGaatctttcacaaatgtgtaaaccaccaCACTATGCAACCACTTTGAAGATCTTGAATGTGCTTTAATGATGCAATGCCACTTCCTCTCCTCAGGGAGACAAACTTCTCTGTCTTGTCTTTTTCAATGCAGCCAGCATCATCACATGCAGTGAGGATGTGAGGATTTTAAACATGTATCATGAAATGACACATCTGGGAATTTTTCACTGAGCATTACAGATGGATGGGGAAGAATTTTAGTTTACATGAAAAACAGAGTGACTTGTGTTGGAAAGCAAAAAGGATGAAATCACCTGTGAAAGTATCTCAAGTCCATAAAACATGATGGCATTTCTTTtgcaaaacagaaaagcaaaatCATACACGAGAAATACAGACACCATATACGACCTTCAGACATCACCTAGAAGTACACTGAATTTGAATTGAATGTAGTGGGTGCTGAGAGGAagcaaataacaataaaatgttCAATACAATAAACTTTAAcaaaataaccaaaacaaaCTTAGAAGGAACAATTGGATGGAATCAGATCTTGCCGAGGGcaagaaagcaaagaaaaactcAGTGGAAGTGAAAACTGAGGATAGAATTTACAGCTGCTAGATACTGGTTAGACTTGTCGTGATGTCAGAGTTTGCTGACAGTGCCAGCAGGGTTAGGTTTGCCATTTTTAGCCAGTTCAGTGCCTTAGTTTTCTATGACCTTGTGttatagaaaggaaaaaactaCTGCAAACTCTAACTTCTATTCTTAACAAAGAATTCAGAACCCCAAACCAACATCCTAAACACAACCAAACTATGCTTTGTGCAAAAGATACACAGTGCAAATAATAAATTATGCTTGGAAAAATTATATCTCAAATTAAGAAAAGCAATTATTCCATATAAATTGTACACTGCTGCaatgtgcatttaaaacaggctataatttaaaacaatttatttCATAGGACTTGCTATGGAAAAATACACTTGTTCTCAAAAGGCAAAGACCTGATACTGCGAGACACAACCGACTTAACCGACACTCTAAACCCAGGCACAATGTGCATTTCAAAttcctttaattttaaatatgtttatattgtctattctgtaaaatagtcagattgcctattcttatttaattcacttgatgtacagaattcacctgcttgctgctgctactgcacattcacctaATGTATGGCCTGGGtctttcccgtgttgtagttgtgcgtcttattttgaaagaaatgtttacgcgttaccatagcgaccagagagcattaaggggcagagaggaggatgttactcttaatgttgttggtgcatttcaggaggacgctgctaataaagttacacaattacacagtgaattcacgtttattgttatatttacaaaataccaccgtttttgtctcggtcgtatcattttattttgttgtatttatccgccacaccttaaaggccggtccgtgaaaatactGCCTGACGTTAAACCGTCCGTGGAGCAActaaggttggggaccgctgctctacaGCCGTAGTCAATCCCAGCCCTTTCAGTTGTAATGAGGCTTGCTGTTTACGCTTCAGTGCCAGGCAGGCAGCAATAAGGTGATCCTTTAATAACAGTATTCAACATCATCATGTGGAGGTGAGGGGGGTCTCACGACCAGACTCAAGCCTTGCACGGCGCAACTCGACGTTAACGTCAGCTTGTGTTCATTTACGAACATTATTCATCTCAAGGATGCTTAAAATCCTCCAATAGCATTAGCTCACGAGGAGACTCATAATCATCATTAACTGTCTAATTAGTGACCTGAGCTGTAAAGCAGGGCTAGGAGAGCTGTGTTCACATGTTGGTGCCATACTCTGCGCCCTTCTGTAAATAAACGCTTATTAGCGCATCTGATAGCAAAGACACTGTCCTTCATTTCGGCTAAActgcgatcgtggctcaagagttggcagttcgccttgtaatcggaaggttgccgttcgagccccggcttggacagtctcggtcgttgtgtcctccttgggcaagacacttcaaccgttgcctactggtggcgccagtgtccggcagcctcgcctctgtcagtgtgccccagggtggctgtcactacaatgtagcttgccatcaccagtgtgtgaatgtgtgcgtggatgactggatgtgtaaagcgctttggggtccttagcgctatacaaatacaggccatttaccatttaaacctCCACTCGAAGACGTCCAAACGATGCGAGTGCAAAAGAATGCCGTACTGCCAGGTGGGCGTGTCCCGGTAGTTATGACATTACATGAAAACTACATTATCCAACACAGAAAAGCTGCACGTGAAGTCAGACTACGCGAAGTATGCGCATGCGCCGCGGCCAAAGGCGCTGAACGTTCCAACGAACTGACGTCACAGTAAGGTCTCTTGGTGGTCGAAAGTACACAACTATCCAGATCTAGTGTGAGGACGGAGAGTGAAAGACTGGGAAAAAGTGATAATTTGTTCAAAGCTGTCGCGAAAAAGTGAATTCACGGACGAGACTGTGGAAAAATGAACGTGGTAGGACTTTGAAAAATTGATCAGACCACCTCTCAtcaaacaaagcacaaatatttTAGGCATTTTCAAAATGCAATAATTCCAATGATTAGATGTCAGAAGCTTAGTGGTACTGGTGGACTAACTGTTACAGAAACATCCAAGATGATTTTAGGCACCAATACTGTTTATTTAGTGTAGCTGTGACAAAAACCTTACATTGGCTGCTGGTctaattcttctttttcttattattattatggatGTGTAAAGCCTGCTCACTGACATCTAactgtcttttctttctagATTCCATTAGATGAACCAAGTGAACCGAGGTGCAGTAATCTCAGCGTGCCTCTGTTTGGATTTGAAAACATTGAACACTGCCTCAGAAAACATTTAGCCTATTTATCGCGCAAGTAAGTCACAAGTTCAAAGTCATCAAGACAGTTATCAGCATATACAGACATATTCACTGGTTACAGGTTTGTTTTGCTCAAACATTCTCAATGATTTTCTTTCAGACAGTGGACGGCATTAGCCACTGATGACATCACCTCGGATGTCGTCAATCTGCTGACCAAGATGTGCCGAGTACTCATAGAGCACATTAGCAGCTTAGTGTTTAAAGTCGTACGCCCACAGGTTTTATGCTGCCCACATAATCATGATCGTGGAGACAACGAAAGCTCCGCTGACCGGTAAATCTAAAGCTTCCTTTATTAAACAGTTTCATTCAGtcttcatttcttcttcttcatcggGTAATCCTGGTGACGAAGGGGTTTCTCAGAGTACACAGCACTGGTTCATACTGCCTCTTAGAATAGTTTACATCTCGTGTGAAGTCATCCAtgtgatttatttaattttgacaAAACAGTGATAGTGTGGGAAAATGACTAACTACATTTCTCTTTTCTCCCTTTTCAGGATGAATGCTGAACCTCTGCTTGATGGGTGTAGTTACTGCAGGGTGACAGAGGATGATATTCAGGCCAGCCTCAGAAACATCTTTGATAACTGTTTTGGTTGGGTCTTGGGTTTTGGGCAACGGCGGTCTTGTGACTCAGACAAACTACTGACTTTATTTTCAGTGTCGATTGCAAAGAATGTAAACTCAGCCCTGAGTCGTATCACAGGGTCCACATCCTTGCAATCAGTTAGGTCCAGATCCCCACCAAACCTTGTTGGGATGGTTTACAGTGTAGTCAACATTTTAGAAGACTATGCAAAGACCTTAGCTCCCCTTTCTGTAGATGGTGAGAGTAGCAGCGACAGCATTGTTGAAATGCCAGACTCTGAGGAAGATAACGACTTTAAACCAGAGTCTGTAGAGACTTTTAAAAGCACACAGACTCAAGCTTGTGTAGGCAAGGAACGTTTGGTTAACAAGGGTCACAGTGATACATTTCAAATCATTGATGTCCAAAATCTTGACAGTGAGAGCTCAGAGAGTGATGAAAAATGTAGTGATGCCCTGCAGTGTTCGTCTGGGACACTTCCTACGCCTACAGAGATCGATATCTTTCTCAATTTGTGTCTTGCAAATTTAGTCATTCACGTTtctgagaaaacacaaacatttgctGTAAAGTTAAATTGTCAGCAGATAGTGACTGATATAAGAGAGAAGATTGAGGGAGACTTGACTCCtctaaaaactgtaaaaaacttGTACATCATAATGTACAAAGACCTGTGTCGCAAATTTGGATCCAAATACGTGCTTCCGTTTGTAATGGAAAAGGCTGATGCGACTTTTGTAGCAGCCATTGTGGAGCTATTAAAAGCAGAGCTCAAAAAATCGGCCAGCCCCAGTAACGTGCTGAGAAGTTTAGAAAGTAACAAAAGCGTTTCTCCAGCCGGTAAGAACAAAACGCAACAATCTGCTACTGAGCAAAATGGATCCACAGATTCCCAGAAAAACAGGCCGAGAAACCGTATCGTTAGGGCCCTCACTTCTTTTTTTAGATCTTTGAGGACGCTATTCAGTTGCTGCATGAGCAGTGAGTCAGAAACAGAGTAATTATCTTCATAATTACTCAATGCATGCTCAGTGATCCAGGTAAGTCAATCCCAAGAAGTGGAATCTGttcatgtggacgtagcgttcTCAGCGGGAGTTTTCTCCCACTGAgaacgctacgtccacatgaacagaatccaccttttctgttcatgtggacgtagcgttcACAGCGGGAGGAGTTTTCTCCCACTGTgaacgctacgtccacatgaaCAAGATCCACCttttctgttcatgtggacgtagcgttcACAGCGGGAGGAGTTTTCTCCCACTGTGAACGCTACGCCCACATGAACAAAATCCACCttttctgttcatgtggacgtagcgttcACAGCGGGAGGAGTTTTCTCCCACTGTGAACGCTACGCCCACATGAACAAAATCCACCttttctgttcatgtggacgtagcgttcACAGCGGGAGTTTTCTCCCACTGAgaacgctacgtccacatgaacagaatccaccttttctgttcatgtggacgtagcgttcACAGCGGGAGGAGTTTTCTCCCACTGTGAACGCTATGCCCACATGAACAAAATCCACCttttctgttcatgtggacgtagcgttcACAGCGGGAGTTTTCTCCCACTGAgaacgctacgtccacatgaacagaatccaccttttctgttcatgtggacgtagcgttcACAGCGGGAGGAGTTTTCTCCCACTGTGAACGCTATGCCCACATGAACAAAATCCACCttttctgttcatgtggacgtagcgttcACAGCGGGAGTTTTCTCCCACTGAgaacgctacgtccacatgaacagaatccaccttttctgttcatgtggacgtagcgttcACAGCGGGAGGAGTTTTCTCCCACTGTgaacgctacgtccacatgaaCAAGATCCACCttttctgttcatgtggacgtagcgttcACAGCGGGAGTTTTCTCCCACTGAgaacgctacgtccacatgaacagaatccaccttttctgttcatgtggacgtagcgttcACAGCGGGAGGAGTTTTCTCCCACTGTGAATGCTACGTCCACATGAACAAAATCCACCttttctgttcatgtggacgtagcgttcACAGCGGGAGTTTTCTCCCACTGTgaacgctacgtccacatgaaCAAAATCCACCttttctgttcatgtggacgtagcgttcACAGCGGGAGTTTTCTCCCACTGTgaacgctacgtccacatgaacagaatccACCTTTTCTGTTCATGTGCACGTAGCGTTCACAGCGGGAGGAGTTTTCTCCCACTGTgaacgctacgtccacatgaaCAAGATCCACCttttctgttcatgtggacgtagcgttcACAGCGGGAGGAGTTTTCTCCCACTGTGAACGCTACGCCCACATGAACAAAATCCACCttttctgttcatgtggacgtagcgttcACAGCGGGAGTTTTCTCCCACTGAgaacgctacgtccacatgaacagaatccaccttttctgttcatgtggacgtagcgttcACAGCGGGAGGAGTTTTCTCCCACTGTgaacgctacgtccacatgaaCAAAATCCACCttttctgttcatgtggacgtagcgttcACAGCGGGAGTTTTCTCCCACTGTgaacgctacgtccacatgaaCAAGATCCACCttttctgttcatgtggacgtagcgttcACAGCGGGAGTTTTCTCCCACTGAGAACGCTACGCCCACATGAACAGAATCCACCttttctgttcatgtggacgtagcgttcACAGCGGGAGGAGTTTTCTCCCACTGTGAACGCTACGCCCACATGAACAAAATCCACCttttctgttcatgtggacgtagcgttcACAGCGGGAGTTTTCTCCCACTGAgaacgctacgtccacatgaacagaatccaccttttctgttcatgtggacgtagcgttcACAGCGGGAGGAGTTTTCTCCCACTGTGAACGCTACGCCCACATGAACAGAATCCACCttttctgttcatgtggacgtagcgttcACAGCGGGAGGAGTTTTCTCCCACTGTgaacgctacgtccac
It includes:
- the LOC106098608 gene encoding uncharacterized protein LOC106098608 isoform X1, which translates into the protein MNVIPLDEPSEPRCSNLSVPLFGFENIEHCLRKHLAYLSRKQWTALATDDITSDVVNLLTKMCRVLIEHISSLVFKVVRPQVLCCPHNHDRGDNESSADRMNAEPLLDGCSYCRVTEDDIQASLRNIFDNCFGWVLGFGQRRSCDSDKLLTLFSVSIAKNVNSALSRITGSTSLQSVRSRSPPNLVGMVYSVVNILEDYAKTLAPLSVDGESSSDSIVEMPDSEEDNDFKPESVETFKSTQTQACVGKERLVNKGHSDTFQIIDVQNLDSESSESDEKCSDALQCSSGTLPTPTEIDIFLNLCLANLVIHVSEKTQTFAVKLNCQQIVTDIREKIEGDLTPLKTVKNLYIIMYKDLCRKFGSKYVLPFVMEKADATFVAAIVELLKAELKKSASPSNVLRSLESNKSVSPAGKNKTQQSATEQNGSTDSQKNRPRNRIVRALTSFFRSLRTLFSCCMSSESETE
- the LOC106098608 gene encoding uncharacterized protein LOC106098608 isoform X3, producing MNVIPLDEPSEPRCSNLSVPLFGFENIEHCLRKHLAYLSRKQWTALATDDITSDVVNLLTKMCRVLIEHISSLVFKVVRPQVLCCPHNHDRGDNESSADRMNAEPLLDGCSYCRVTEDDIQASLRNIFDNCFGWVLGFGQRRSCDSDKLLTLFSVSIAKNVNSALSRITGSTSLQSDSQLCNREVLAQCENVLMISVHLILMKFQLKGFDCLERQQIVDQGF
- the LOC106098608 gene encoding uncharacterized protein LOC106098608 isoform X2 codes for the protein MCRVLIEHISSLVFKVVRPQVLCCPHNHDRGDNESSADRMNAEPLLDGCSYCRVTEDDIQASLRNIFDNCFGWVLGFGQRRSCDSDKLLTLFSVSIAKNVNSALSRITGSTSLQSVRSRSPPNLVGMVYSVVNILEDYAKTLAPLSVDGESSSDSIVEMPDSEEDNDFKPESVETFKSTQTQACVGKERLVNKGHSDTFQIIDVQNLDSESSESDEKCSDALQCSSGTLPTPTEIDIFLNLCLANLVIHVSEKTQTFAVKLNCQQIVTDIREKIEGDLTPLKTVKNLYIIMYKDLCRKFGSKYVLPFVMEKADATFVAAIVELLKAELKKSASPSNVLRSLESNKSVSPAGKNKTQQSATEQNGSTDSQKNRPRNRIVRALTSFFRSLRTLFSCCMSSESETE